A portion of the Edaphobacter lichenicola genome contains these proteins:
- the kdpF gene encoding K(+)-transporting ATPase subunit F, whose protein sequence is MERSCLLGRRRDYVGFGMYGCEHFIFLVSDRVHGGLRSVGNEGEIMIETVLLGLVTVLLLVYLVYALLRPEKF, encoded by the coding sequence ATGGAGCGGAGTTGCCTACTGGGCCGGAGGCGAGACTATGTGGGATTTGGGATGTACGGTTGCGAGCACTTTATTTTTCTTGTTAGCGATCGCGTACACGGTGGGTTGCGATCGGTTGGGAACGAAGGAGAAATAATGATCGAGACAGTACTGCTTGGTCTGGTAACCGTTCTGTTACTGGTTTATCTGGTGTACGCACTGCTGCGGCCGGAAAAGTTTTAA